Sequence from the Streptomyces peucetius genome:
GGAACGGCAGGCTCCCGGCCAGTTGGAGGGGGATCATACTCACGGCCATCGCGCAGACGCCCAGCACCCACCTGCGGGCCGGATCGCCCTTCAGGTGCAGCAGACCGAAGACGGCGCCGGCGAGGCAGGAGCCGAGGGCGTACACCGCGAGCACCCAGCTCGCCGCGGCCTTGTGGCCGCTCTCCTCCGCGAACGCCACCGTCACCACGTCGACCGCGCCGAAGATCACCCCGGTGGCGACGAACGCGGCGACCAGCACCTGGAGACCGGGGGAGCGCAGTGCGCTGCCGCCGCTGTGCTGCTCCACGGGATGCGGCTCCGGCTCCGTCGCACGCTGCGCGGTCAGCCACCAGACCCCGACCAGCAGGAACCCGGCGGCCAGCAGTGGACCGGCCTGCGGGAACCAGAGCGTCGACAGCCCGATGGAGACGATCGGACCGAAGATGAAGCACACCTCGTCGATGATCGACTCGACCGAGTAGGCGGTGTGCAGTTCGCGCGGTGACCCCCGCAGCAGGCAGGCCCAGCGCGCCCGTGTCATCGCCCCGACGCTCGGCACGCAGCCGGCGGCGGCCGTGAACGCGAACAGCGTCCAGTCCGGGGCGCCCTGCCGCGTGCAGACCAGCAGCCCGGTGACCGCCGCCAGGGCGATCAGGGTGGCGGGACGCAGCACCTTGCGCTGGCCGTGGCGATCGACGAGACGGGAGATCTGCGGGCCCAGCACGGCCGCCGACAGTGCGAGGGTCGCGGTCAGCGAGCCGGCCAGACCGTACCGGCCGGTGAGCTCCGAGATCATGGTCATGATGCCGATGCCCATCATGGACAGCGGCATCCGGCCGAGGAATCCGGCGGCGGAGAACCCGAGGGCGCCGGGGGTGGCGAAGATCGCGCGGTACGGACTGGGCAAAGGGGGCTCCGGTCGGGCTCCGGCAAGGATCGGGTAAGGCGTATGGACAGCCTTCACAGATTACGGGCGGGGGGACCGCCGGCGCACCGCGTTTTTCCGCTGTCACAGGCGGGTGGCAGGATCGACGCATGTCCGATCTGCGCGATCCAGCTCCCTACGACGCACTCCTGCTGCTCTCCTTCGGCGGCCCCGAAGGCCCGGACGACGTGGTCCCGTTCCTGGAGAACGTGACCCGTGGCCGCGGCATCCCCAAGGAACGGCTGAAGGAAGTGGGGCAGCACTACTTCCTCTTCGGCGGCGTCAGCCCCATCAACGAACAGAACCGGGCCCTGCTGGACGCCCTGCGCAAGGACTTCACCGAGCACGGCCTGGACCTCCCGGTGTACTGGGGCAACCGCAACTGGGCGCCGTACCTCACGGACACGCTGCGGGAGATGACCGACGCCGGCCACCGGCGCATCGCCGTCCTCGCCACCAGCGCCTACGCCTCGTACTCGGGCTGCCGCCAGTACCGGGAGAACCTCGCCGACGCCCTCGCCACCCTGGAGGGGGAGGGGCGGGAGCTGCCGCGCGTCGACAAGCTGCGGCACTACTTCAACCACCCCGGGTTCGTACGCCCCATGATCGACGGCGTTCTCGCCTCGCTCGCCGACCTTCCGGAAGACGTCCGGACCGGCGCGCACCTCGCCTTCACGACGCACTCCATCCCGACGTCCGCCGCGGACTCCTCCGGCCCGGTCGGCGAACACGGAGACGGCGGCGCGTACGTACGCCAGCACCTCGACGTGGCCCGCGTGATCGCCGACGCCGTCGCCGAGGAAACCGGCGTCGAGCATCCGTGGGAGCTCGTCTACCAGTCCCGCAGTGGTGCCCCGCACATCCCCTGGCTGGAGCCGGACATCTGCGACCACCTGGAGGCGCTGCACGGCTCCGGGGCGCCCGCGGTGGTCATGGTCCCCATCGGCTTCGTCTCCGACCACATGGAGGTCCTGTACGACCTCGACACGGAGGCGACCGCCAAGGCCGCCGAACTGGGCCTGCCGGTACGCCGGTCCGCCACGGTGGGTGCCGATCCGCGGTTCGCCGACACGGTGCGCGACCTCCTCCTGGAGCGGGCCGCGACCGAGCGGGGCGTCCCGGCGGAGCGCTGCGCTCTCGGCGCCCTCGGCGCGAGCCACGACCTCTGCCCCGTCGGGTGCTGCCCGGCCCGTGCGCCGAAGCCCGCGGCGGCCGGCGCCGACAGCCCCTACGCGTGAAGGAGACCCCTGTGACCGACCCCGTTCCTCCCGCGAACGAACAATTGGCCGACGAACTGCTGACCCTCGCCCTGGAGGCCGCCCGCAGGGCCGGCGCGCTGCTGAGGGACGGCCGGCCGGACGACCTGGGCGTCGCGCGGACCAAGTCCAGCCCCATCGACGTCGTGACCGAGATGGA
This genomic interval carries:
- a CDS encoding MFS transporter; the encoded protein is MPSPYRAIFATPGALGFSAAGFLGRMPLSMMGIGIMTMISELTGRYGLAGSLTATLALSAAVLGPQISRLVDRHGQRKVLRPATLIALAAVTGLLVCTRQGAPDWTLFAFTAAAGCVPSVGAMTRARWACLLRGSPRELHTAYSVESIIDEVCFIFGPIVSIGLSTLWFPQAGPLLAAGFLLVGVWWLTAQRATEPEPHPVEQHSGGSALRSPGLQVLVAAFVATGVIFGAVDVVTVAFAEESGHKAAASWVLAVYALGSCLAGAVFGLLHLKGDPARRWVLGVCAMAVSMIPLQLAGSLPFLAVALFVAGLAIAPTMVTTMALVEAHVPRSKLTEGMSWTSTGLAVGVALGSSAAGWVVDAQGAAAGYAVPGVAGVFAAVVAFLGYRRLRRPVPTREGQREQRDQDPKGREQPVAQLGGDGRLEAGEGDAPRVRA
- a CDS encoding ferrochelatase codes for the protein MSDLRDPAPYDALLLLSFGGPEGPDDVVPFLENVTRGRGIPKERLKEVGQHYFLFGGVSPINEQNRALLDALRKDFTEHGLDLPVYWGNRNWAPYLTDTLREMTDAGHRRIAVLATSAYASYSGCRQYRENLADALATLEGEGRELPRVDKLRHYFNHPGFVRPMIDGVLASLADLPEDVRTGAHLAFTTHSIPTSAADSSGPVGEHGDGGAYVRQHLDVARVIADAVAEETGVEHPWELVYQSRSGAPHIPWLEPDICDHLEALHGSGAPAVVMVPIGFVSDHMEVLYDLDTEATAKAAELGLPVRRSATVGADPRFADTVRDLLLERAATERGVPAERCALGALGASHDLCPVGCCPARAPKPAAAGADSPYA